Proteins co-encoded in one Aspergillus luchuensis IFO 4308 DNA, chromosome 6, nearly complete sequence genomic window:
- a CDS encoding isocitrate lyase/PEP mutase family protein (COG:C;~EggNog:ENOG410QDJM;~InterPro:IPR039556,IPR015813,IPR040442;~PFAM:PF13714;~go_function: GO:0003824 - catalytic activity [Evidence IEA]), which produces MASQNPTPYPFQFDTSDHIETHNNTTTLTLKNVRGKIPSAQTSRLRTMWLEAHRDPTKIIAHPCGYDGLSARLIEEAGFPMIFISGFAVAASHGLPDTGYIAMGEMSARIQEIVRATSIPIMVDGDTGYGSPMNVRRTVECFAAAGAAGVMIEDQTWPKRCGHTKGKSVVSRGEAYARIQAAVDARNQGRDIFILARTDSLIHGWDEAMTRAKEFKRIGADGVFVEALPDREAMRRCAEELDIPLLANIIEGGKSENLSAKELAELGFAAVAYPWTLVAARLKGIREALDGLKRSLMTGAPPMILGYSDVCEGVGFNKYWDLESRYEYDEEGLTNPPKTA; this is translated from the exons ATGGCTTCGCAAAACCCCACCCCATACCCGTTCCAATTCGACACCTCCGATCACATCGAAACACATAATAATACCACCACATTGACACTCAAGAATGTCCGCGGCAAAATCCCATCTGCACAGACCTCTCGTCTACGTACAATGTGGCTAGAAGCTCATCGAGATCCTACCAAAATCATAGCCCACCCCTGTGGCTACGACGGCCTTTCTGCGCGATTGATAGAGGAAGCCGGCTTCCCTATGATATTTATTTCCGGATTCGCCGTGGCAGCCTCGCATGGTCTCCCTGATACCGGGTACATTGCCATGGGAGAAATGTCCGCCCGGATCCAGGAAATAGTTCGTGCGACGAGTATACCTAtcatggtggatggagaCACCGGGTACGGGAGTCCTATGAATGTGCGACGCACCGTGGAGTGTTTTGCTGCGGCGGGTGCAGCGGGCGTGATGATCGAGGATCAGACATGGCCGAAGA GATGCGGCCATACAAAGGGTAAATCAGTTGTATCTCGAGGCGAAGCCTACGCGAGGATAcaggctgctgttgatgCACGTAATCAGGGACGGGATATATTCATCTTAGCAAGGACGGATTCATTGATCCACGGGTGGGACGAAGCGATGACTCGGGCGAAAGAGTTCAAGCGCATAGGAGCAGATGGCGTCTTTGTTGAGGCGTTACCTGACAGAGAAGCCATGAGAAGGTGTGCAGAGGAACTGGATATCCCTTTGCTTGCCAATATAATTGAGGGTGGAAAATCGGAGAACCTCTCTGCTAAGGAGCTAGCAGAGTTGGGGTTTGCAGCTGTCGCATACCCCTGGACGCTGGTAGCTGCAAGGCTTAAGGGCATTCGGGAGGCTTTGGATGGATTAAAGCGCAGTCTAATGACTGGGGCTCCGCCTATGATACTTGGGTACTCTGATGTCTGTGAGGGTGTTGGGTTCAACAAGTATTGG GATTTGGAGTCAAGATATGAGTATGATGAGGAAGGTCTCACAAACCCTCCCAAAACCGCTTGA
- a CDS encoding putative C2H2 finger domain protein (COG:S;~EggNog:ENOG410PQTY;~InterPro:IPR013087,IPR039970;~go_function: GO:0003700 - DNA-binding transcription factor activity [Evidence IEA]), with protein sequence MAHFQPSSDFPHTSSKDDLAQDYELFPCQYEPYSDPTTIQRPSSFQFHLSPVDLPMKNPYIAPSMSWSNEPVLPHNTDSLTAASSDFGSPWSTELVSSPETKDNLATGSESWFSMGCYMSPPYICDDVALPPLGFGSCSSPSALTDVDSLMAPSQVYPDPDPIVKLGTDSEHFMGETFCYNSPPHHDEFDTACDIKSCQYAETTSQQEACSSSSNQFKTPKLSSRNTGRISKKRPRKTSTKARSTSAARASTKTSGKKGGAKTSRVFICSFSHYGCQSTFVSKNEWKRHVTSQHIQPGFYRCDVGRCSLDNLSKNKSQNANNSCASFNETHLVNDFNRKDLFTQHQRRMHAPWVGRNSKKPETEKERDDFEQTLEAVRARCWHEQRKPPTQSACGFCGQHFLEWNDRMEHVGRHYEKGDAQYEAEDTFLRQWAIEEDIIRQVDGQWKLVGLCEK encoded by the coding sequence ATGGCCCACTTCCAACCCTCCTCAGACTTCCCGCATACATCCTCCAAGGACGATCTGGCCCAGGATTATGAACTTTTTCCCTGTCAGTACGAGCCTTATTCGGACCCCACGACTATCCAACGCCCTTCAAGCTTCCAgttccatctctctcctgtCGACCTACCTATGAAGAACCCTTACATCGCCCCATCCATGTCGTGGTCAAACGAGCCGGTCTTACCTCACAACACCGACTCATtgactgctgcttcttctgattTCGGCTCACCTTGGAGCACTGAACTCGTCTCTAGCCCAGAAACAAAAGACAATCTCGCCACCGGAAGTGAGAGTTGGTTCAGCATGGGATGCTATATGTCTCCTCCATACATCTGCGATGACGTCGCACTCCCGCCACTGGGTTTCGGATCTTGttcttccccatctgccCTAACAGACGTCGACAGTCTGATGGCGCCCTCCCAAGTATATCCCGACCCCGATCCTATCGTCAAACTTGGGACAGACTCGGAGCATTTCATGGGTGAAACCTTTTGCTATAAcagccctcctcatcacgaTGAATTTGACACTGCTTGTGACATCAAGAGTTGCCAATACGCAGAGACCACAAGCCAGCAAGAAGCCTGCAGCTCTTCCAGTAATCAGTTCAAGACGCCGAAGCTATCTAGCAGGAACACAGGCCGCATCAGCAAGAAGCGACCTCGCAAAACGTCCACCAAAGCAAGATCTACCTCTGCAGCTCGGGCCTCTACCAAGACCAGCGGTAAGAAGGGTGGTGCTAAGACCAGCCGGGTGTTCATCTGCAGTTTCTCCCACTATGGATGCCAGAGTACCTTCGTTTCGAAGAACGAGTGGAAGCGCCATGTGACCTCGCAGCATATTCAACCTGGATTCTACCGTTGTGACGTCGGACGCTGCAGTCTGGACAACCTCAGCAAGAATAAGAGTCAGAACGCGAACAACAGTTGTGCCTCATTTAACGAGACGCATCTCGTTAACGACTTCAACCGAAAGGATCTCTTCACTCAACACCAGCGACGCATGCATGCTCCCTGGGTCGGGCGCAACAGCAAGAAGCCTGAAACTGAGAAAGAGCGCGATGACTTCGAGCAGACCCTTGAAGCTGTTCGGGCTCGCTGCTGGCATGAGCAACGCAAGCCACCTACCCAGAGCGCCTGTGGCTTCTGTGGACAGCATTTCCTCGAATGGAATGATCGAATGGAGCATGTTGGTCGTCACTACGAGAAAGGTGACGCGCAATATGAAGCCGAGGATACTTTCTTGCGCCAATGGGcaattgaagaagacatcaTTCGGCAAGTGGATGGGCAGTGGAAGTTGGTCGGCCTTTGCGAGAAGTGA
- a CDS encoding pleiotropic drug resistance family ABC transporter (COG:Q;~EggNog:ENOG410PFN7;~InterPro:IPR034001,IPR043926,IPR027417,IPR003593, IPR010929,IPR017871,IPR029481,IPR003439,IPR013525, IPR034003;~PFAM:PF01061,PF00005,PF06422,PF14510;~TransMembrane:13 (o515-539i551-573o593-617i629-648o660-680i768-785o1153-1171i1183-1205o1217-1239i1260-1286o1306-1328i1340-1363o1456-1477i);~go_component: GO:0016020 - membrane [Evidence IEA];~go_component: GO:0016021 - integral component of membrane [Evidence IEA];~go_function: GO:0005524 - ATP binding [Evidence IEA];~go_function: GO:0016887 - ATPase activity [Evidence IEA];~go_function: GO:0042626 - ATPase-coupled transmembrane transporter activity [Evidence IEA];~go_process: GO:0055085 - transmembrane transport [Evidence IEA]), with protein MANQPAPPAPFGTRAITAAVGSELESSMRAAFTSGGQTESSDSACLESEDSIRRENQQAITALARSLSHLSSKSGIGEGTNTFLDPTSDPELDPNSEQFNSQKWTKNLLRITSRDPDRYPRRTAGVSFRNMNVFGYGTAADYQANVANMWLKGFGWFREKLGYGKKVRIDILRNFEGYVHSGELLVVLGRPGSGCSTFLKTIAGETHGLWLDHGTDIQYQGISWDEMHSRFRGEVIYQAETEIHFPQLSVGDTLHFAAHARAPSNRFPGVTREQYATHMRDVVMAMLGLSHTINTRVGNEYIRGVSGGERKRVSIAETILCGCPLQCWDNSTRGLDSSTALEFVRKLRLSTDYTGSTAIVAIYQASQAIYDIFDKVIVLYEGRQIYFGRSGDARQFFIEMGFECPDRQTTADFLTSLTSPTERKVRKGYERLVPRTPDEFAARWRASAERKQLLADIEAFQHEFPLGGEKLKEFNRSRAAEKAKRTRAKSPYTLSYPMQVRLCLRRGFQRLKGDMSMTLAGVIGNSVMALVISSVFYNLGPTTDSFFQRGALIFFAILLNGFASALEILTLWQQRPIVEKHDKYALYHPSAEAISSMIVDLPSKAIVSVVFNLFLYFMSNLRRTPGHFFVFYLFSVTTTLTMSNIFRWTGAISRSMAQAMVPSSIFMLILVIYTGFTIPVRNMHPWFRWLNYLDPIAYAFESLMINEFSERRFPCGVYVPSGPGYENAPISSKICSQNGAVAGQDYIDGDRYLNVSFQYYKSHLWRNYGILLGFLFFSLALYIISSELVRAKPSKGEILVFPRGKIPAFARRIPGVGDVESYPTSEKYAVDGEDVDHTAAIVKQTSIFHWQDVCYDIKVKGKPRRILDHVDGWVKPGTLTALMGVTGAGKTSLLDVLANRVTMGVVTGDMLIDGRMRDDSFQRKTGYVQQQDLHLETTTVREALVFSALLRQPATTPRKEKLAYVEEVIKMLNMEAYAEAIVGVLGEGLNVEQRKRLTIGVEIAAKPDLLLFFDEPTSGLDSQTAWSICSLMRKLADHGQAILCTIHQPSAILMQQFDRLLFLAKGGKTVYFGELGQNMETLIRYFEAKGSVKCPPNANPAEWMLEVIGAAPGSHADRDWTEVWNKSPERTQVRLDLAEMKQELLQQPPPPRMVGYGAFAMPLWAQFVLCLQRMFQQYWRSPSYIYSKAAMCVIPPIFIGFTFWREPNSLQGLQNEMFAIFMLLVIFPNLVQQMMPYFARQRALYEVRERPSKTYSWVAFMLASILVELPWNILMAVPAYFCWYYPIGLYRNAIPTDSVTERGGTMFLLVLIFMVFTSTFSSMVIAGIEQPDTGSNVAQLLFSFCLIFNGVLATPSALPRFWIFMYRVSPFTYLVSSVLSVGIAGNDVECSDIELLHIPPPTGQNCSSYLDTYVRNYQATLLNPEDNTECLVCSISKTDQYLSALSMSYSDRWRNVGILFAFIVFNAIAAVFLYWLVRVPKKKSVKEKDE; from the exons ATGGCTAACCAGCCAGCACCCCCTGCGCCCTTTGGGACCCGAGCTATCACCGCTGCGGTGGGCTCGGAGCTGGAAAGTTCGATGCGCGCGGCCTTCACCTCCGGGGGACAGACGGAGAGCTCAGATTCCGCTTGCTTAGAATCGGAAGACAGCATCAGACGGGAAAATCAGCAGGCGATAACCGCACTGGCGCGTAGCCTTTCACACTTATCTAGCAAGAGCGGCATCGGCGAGGGAACGAATACCTTCCTAGACCCTACTAGCGACCCCGAGCTGGACCCCAATTCGGAGCAGTTCAACTCACAAAAATGGACGAAAAACTTGCTCAGGATCACCTCGCGTGATCCAGATCGCTATCCTCGCCGGACGGCTGGTGTCTCCTTCCGGAACATGAATGTCTTCGGCTACGGAACCGCTGCTGATTACCAGGCAAATGTCGCAAACATGTGGCTGAAAGGTTTTGGTTGGTTTCGCGAAAAGCTCGGTTATGGGAAGAAAGTCAGAATTGATATTCTTCGTAACTTCGAGGGATACGTCCACAGCGGAGAGCTGCTGGTTGTGCTTGGCCGTCCTGGAAG TGGTTGCTCAACCTTCCTCAAGACTATCGCAGGCGAGACTCATGGCTTATGGCTCGACCACGGAACCGACATTCAGTATCAGGGTATATCCTGGGATGAAATGCATAGCCGTTTCCGGGGTGAAGTCATTTACCAAGCAGAGACCGAAATTCACTTCCCTCAACTCTCGGTAGGCGATACGTTGCACTTTGCGGCGCATGCTCGTGCACCATCCAACAGATTCCCGGGTGTTACCAGAGAGCAGTACGCAACCCATATGCGCGATGTTGTCATGGCAATGTTGGGTCTGAGCCACACCATAAACACGCGGGTGGGCAATGAGTACATCCGAGGAGTGtccggaggggaaagaaagcggGTCAGTATAGCTGAGACTATATTGTGTGGTTGTCCTTTGCAATGTTGGGACAATAGTACGCGCGGTCTGGATAGCTCTACGGCCTTGGAGTTCGTCCGGAAGTTGCGGCTTTCCACAGACTATACAGGGTCTACCGCAATTGTGGCAATTTACCAAGCCAGCCAAGCTATCTATGATATATTTGACAAGGTCATTGTTCTCTATGAAGGCCGGCAAATATATTTCGGGCGCTCCGGGGATGCCAGGCAGTTCTTCATCGAAATGGGATTTGAATGCCCAGACAGACAAACCACCGCCGATTTTCTGACTTCCCTGACCAGTCCAACGGAAAGGAAGGTCCGCAAAGGCTATGAGCGCTTGGTACCTCGCACTCCCGATGAGTTTGCTGCGCGATGGAGAGCGAGCGCTGAGAGAAAGCAGCTGCTCGCTGACATTGAGGCTTTTCAGCATGAGTTCCCTCTAGGAGGTGAAAAGTTGAAAGAATTCAACCGCTCTCGCGCGGCTGAAAAGGCCAAAAGGACACGGGCCAAATCACCCTACACGCTATCGTACCCTATGCAAGTTCGGCTGTGTCTTCGTAGAGGCTTCCAGCGTCTCAAGGGTGACATGAGTATGACCTTGGCTGGAGTTATCGGAAATAGTGTCATGGCCTTGGTTATCTCCAGCGTGTTCTACAACCTTGGACCTACGACAGATAGCTTTTTCCAACGAGGAGCACTGATCTTCTTTGCAATATTGTTGAACGGATTCGCAAGCGCGCTCGAGATCCTCACTTTATGGCAGCAACGACCCATAGTAGAGAAGCATGATAAATATGCCCTCTATCATCCATCGGCAGAGGCAATCAGCTCCATGATTGTTGATCTCCCCTCGAAAGCGATCGTCTCAGTGGTATTCAATTTGTTTCTCTATTTTATGTCTAATCTGCGCCGTACCCCTGGGCACTTTTTCGTGTTCTACCTATTTTCCGTGACAACTACTTTGACCATGTCTAACATCTTCCGCTGGACGGGAGCGATTTCGCGATCTATGGCTCAGGCAATGGTACCTTCCTCCATATTCATGCTGATTCTCGTGATATATACGGGTTTCACGATTCCGGTCCGCAATATGCATCCATGGTTCCGATGGTTGAATTACTTGGACCCAATAGCT TATGCCTTCGAGTCTCTCATGATCAACGAGTTCAGTGAGCGTCGCTTCCCGTGCGGAGTATATGTACCTTCGGGACCGGGCTACGAAAATGCTCCTATTAGCTCCAAGATCTGCAGCCAGAATGGTGCCGTAGCTGGTCAAGACTACATTGATGGCGACAGATACCTGAATGTCTCTTTTCAATACTACAAATCGCACCTCTGGCGCAACTATGGCATTCTCTTGGGCTTCCTATTCTTCTCCCTCGCACTTTATATCATTAGCAGTGAGCTGGTCCGCGCGAAGCCTTCGAAAGGTGAGATCTTGGTATTTCCTCGCGGGAAGATCCCTGCATTTGCACGACGGATTCCTGGTGTCGGCGATGTGGAAAGCTACCCCACTTCAGAGAAGTACGCCGTCGATGGCGAGGACGTTGATCATACAGCCGCAATTGTCAAACAAACATCTATCTTTCACTGGCAAGATGTCTGCTACGATATTAAGGTCAAGGGGAAGCCACGCAGGATTCTTGATcatgtggatggatgggtcaAACCAGGCACTCTAACTGCCTTGATGGGCGTAACCGGAGCTGGGAAGACATCCCTCCTCGACGTACTAGCTAACCGGGTGACCATGGGAGTGGTTACTGGGGACATGCTAATTGATGGGAGGATGCGGGATGATTCTTTCCAGAGAAAGACTGGTTACGTCCAACAGCAAGATTTGCACTTGGAAACAACCACGGTGCGGGAAGCCCTTGTTTTCAGCGCACTGCTTCGTCAGCCAGCTACTACACcgcgaaaagaaaagcttgCGTACGTGGAGGAGGTAATAAAAATGCTCAACATGGAAGCTTACGCAGAAGCCATTGTCGGGGTTTTGGGTGAGGGGTTGAACGTTGAACAGAGGAAAAGGTTGACAATCGGAGTAGAGATCGCGGCCAAGCctgaccttcttcttttctttgatgaGCCCACCTCGGGACTTGATAGCCAAACTGCTTGGTCTATCTGCTCCCTCATGCGAAAGCTAGCTGATCACGGACAAGCGATTCTATGTACCATTCATCAACCATCAGCCATCCTCATGCAGCAGTTCGATCGGCTGCTGTTTCTAGCAAAAGGTGGTAAGACGGTGTACTTTGGAGAGCTTGGCCAGAACATGGAGACCTTGATTAGGTACTTCGAGGCAAAGGGCTCTGTGAAATGTCCCCCCAACGCTAACCCTGCCGAGTGGATGTTGGAAGTAATCGGCGCTGCCCCAGGCTCCCACGCTGATCGCGATTGGACGGAGGTGTGGAATAAAAGTCCTGAGCGCACTCAGGTACGCCTAGACCTTGCCGAGATGAAGCAGGAACTACTGCAGcagccaccacctcctcggATGGTGGGGTATGGAGCCTTTGCCATGCCTCTTTGGGCGCAGTTTGTCCTTTGCCTGCAGCGGATGTTCCAACAATATTGGCGTAGTCCTTCATACATCTACTCAAAGGCTGCTATGTGCGTTATACCA CCGATCTTTATTGGCTTCACGTTCTGGCGAGAGCCGAACAGTCTTCAAGGGTTGCAAAACGAGATGTTTGCCATTTTCATGCTGTTAGTCATCTTTCCCAACTTGGTGCAACAGATGATGCCATATTTTGCAAGGCAGCGAGCTTTGTATGAAGTTCGCGAAAGGCCTTCCAAAACGTATTCTTGGGTAGCGTTCATGCTAGCTAGTATTCTGGTTGAGTTGCCCTGGAACATACTGATGGCAGTTCCGGCGTACTTCTGCTGGTACTATCCAATTGGCCTATACCGCAACGCCATTCCAACGGACTCAGTCACCGAAAGAGGTGGCACCATGTTTCTTCTCGTCCTGATCTTCATGGTGTTTACCTCAACATTCAGTTCCATGGTCATCGCAGGCATCGAGCAACCGGATACAGGTAGCAACGTCGCCCAACTTCTGTTCTCGTTCTGCCTGATCTTTAACGG CGTCCTGGCCACCCCATCTGCCCTTCCTCgcttctggatcttcatgtACCGGGTCTCACCCTTCACCTACCTGGTATCCTCTGTCTTGAGTGTAGGCATCGCAGGAAACGACGTCGAATGCTCCGATATAGAGCTGCTGCATATCCCACCTCCAACGGGACAGAATTGCTCCAGTTATCTAGACACATACGTTCGTAACTACCAAGCGACTCTACTCAATCCCGAAGACAACACCGAATGCCTTGTATGCTCGATCTCGAAGACCGACCAGTATCTGAGCGCGCTGAGCATGAGCTACTCGGACCGGTGGCGTAATGTGGGTATTCTCTTCGCGTTCATTGTGTTTAACGCCATCGCAGCAGTTTTCTTGTACTGGCTGGTGCGCgtgccaaagaagaagtctgTTAAGGAGAAGGACGAGTAG